One stretch of Odocoileus virginianus isolate 20LAN1187 ecotype Illinois chromosome 26, Ovbor_1.2, whole genome shotgun sequence DNA includes these proteins:
- the CMC1 gene encoding COX assembly mitochondrial protein homolog isoform X2, whose protein sequence is MTSHSASEPDLLSSPPPHKDFTKCCKDSGVLMVVKCRKENSALKDCLTSYYKDPAFYEECKMEYLKEREEFRRTGIPTKKRLQKLPTSM, encoded by the exons atgACCTCTCACTCTGCATCAGAGCCAGACCTCCTCTCTTCGCCTCCTCCACACAAAG atttcacTAAGTGTTGCAAGGACTCTGGAGTCCTTATGGTAGTAAAATGCCGGAAGGAAAACTCTGCACTGAAAGACTGTCTCACCTCTTA CTATAAAGATCCAGCCTTTTATGAAGAATGCAAAATGGAATACCTGAAGGAAAGGGAGGAATTCAGAAGAACTGGAATTCCTACCAAGAAAAGGCTACAGAAGCTTCCCACAAGTATGTAG